A single window of Archangium gephyra DNA harbors:
- a CDS encoding sigma factor-like helix-turn-helix DNA-binding protein: MSGTQDADSLAALLRAQVPPERSTGLAGVEDLEPLLRELLRKGREAWPAVTLPAETFVRHLARHLPAEGGAEVLRHLHGADLYLACACAVGERQALLVFEQQVLQKVPARLGQLSSSTVDEVLQVMRQRLLLGRGDTPPRIADYSGRGPLLAWVRIIGMRIVGELASQDGRQELFDEPPETLARMLAPDDPERELLKENSRQVLVTALRTALAAMPEAERALLRLHHIHGLTMDRLATMYGEPRSSIARRVMQSRERLLKLTRGELASRLKLDGSELESLLGLVRSRLDLSLNRLMD, encoded by the coding sequence GTGAGCGGGACCCAGGACGCGGACTCCCTCGCCGCGCTGCTGCGGGCCCAGGTGCCACCCGAGCGGAGCACCGGTCTGGCGGGGGTGGAGGACCTGGAGCCACTCCTGCGGGAGCTGCTGCGCAAGGGGCGGGAGGCATGGCCCGCCGTCACGCTCCCCGCGGAGACCTTCGTGCGGCACCTGGCGCGGCACCTGCCCGCCGAAGGCGGCGCCGAGGTGCTGCGCCACCTCCATGGAGCCGATCTGTACCTGGCCTGCGCCTGCGCCGTGGGGGAGCGCCAGGCCCTGCTCGTCTTCGAGCAGCAGGTGCTCCAGAAGGTCCCCGCGCGGCTCGGACAGCTCTCCTCGTCCACCGTGGACGAGGTGCTGCAGGTGATGCGCCAGCGGCTGCTGCTGGGCCGGGGCGACACGCCTCCGAGGATCGCCGACTACTCGGGCCGGGGTCCGCTGCTGGCCTGGGTGCGCATCATCGGGATGCGCATCGTGGGCGAGCTGGCGAGCCAGGACGGACGCCAGGAGCTCTTCGACGAGCCTCCCGAGACGCTCGCGCGGATGCTGGCGCCGGACGATCCGGAGAGGGAGCTGCTCAAGGAGAACTCGCGCCAGGTGCTCGTCACCGCGCTCCGGACGGCCCTGGCCGCCATGCCCGAGGCCGAGCGGGCCCTGCTGCGCCTGCACCACATCCATGGCCTCACGATGGACCGGCTGGCGACGATGTATGGCGAGCCCCGCTCCAGCATCGCGCGCCGGGTGATGCAGTCCCGCGAGCGGTTGCTGAAGCTCACCCGGGGGGAGCTGGCCTCCCGGCTGAAGCTCGATGGCTCCGAGCTGGAGAGCCTCCTGGGCCTGGTGCGCAGCAGGTTGGATCTCAGCCTCAACCGGCTGATGGACTGA
- a CDS encoding SRPBCC family protein, translating to MAIQFTVHKEIAASPDRVFGVLKDLEAARKWMPNLVGIEKLSPGRFGVGTKWRETRRMFGRDASELFEVTGLEPNKSLELYVDGTQGSSKRGHYRFRYQLEPVGGKTALTMVAEIGGMGFLLELFGRLMLGSFKKAITSDLDAMASYLEGSKKA from the coding sequence ATGGCCATCCAGTTCACCGTCCACAAGGAGATCGCCGCGTCACCGGACCGGGTCTTCGGCGTCTTGAAGGACCTGGAGGCCGCGCGCAAATGGATGCCGAACCTGGTGGGCATCGAGAAGCTCTCCCCGGGCCGCTTCGGCGTGGGGACGAAGTGGCGCGAGACACGGCGCATGTTCGGCAGGGATGCCAGCGAGCTCTTCGAGGTCACCGGCCTGGAGCCCAACAAGTCGCTCGAGCTGTACGTGGACGGGACGCAGGGCAGCTCGAAGCGTGGGCACTACCGCTTCCGCTACCAGCTCGAGCCCGTGGGCGGGAAGACGGCGCTGACGATGGTGGCGGAGATCGGCGGGATGGGCTTCCTCCTGGAGCTGTTCGGCCGGCTCATGCTGGGCAGCTTCAAGAAGGCCATCACCTCGGACCTGGACGCGATGGCGAGCTACCTCGAGGGCTCGAAGAAGGCCTGA
- a CDS encoding YfhO family protein, giving the protein MPLSQQARTRFAVVATAFALPLLYFHRAAFSGKIFASRDILRVYYPLKQYWAERVSQFQFPDWYPYNALGQPYPGMLISGAFHPANLLYLLLPLGPALKLITLLSYMAALGGTYRFARLWGQGRGAALFAGFTYALSGYMVGISNNLLYLMAASTFPWALWGAERFLRAPSAGRAATAALPLSLVLLSGDAQSFALCNGMLLVLVLLRPDRPGVLRAAPRAGLLIVLGALLCAVQLLPVLTTLRNAWPSAPTLQVATSFSFHPLRLLELALGALFLDPESGTAASSAMADELFQTGMGGFWVHSVYLGLPAVLLLGGGLWTWRRHPLTWKVSAVTLALLSLTLAHQLPLYRWFYQWLPLWSAFRYPEKMLPYVLFPLALGAGTGLEAVLRDSALSRRLGRAGLVLAGGVGLLALGEWRLRLYSSGVIHSLWEKADPPTLEVLRGNFLLAAGVGTLALALMGVVLTRALPPARCVALILGLQFAVLYQANSGTYHVTYTDVLERPTGFMKLLLTREADAGAVRPRVFAGAEDLSPREVPEELHPVDFMSINFVAGLAPDTPALWHLESAGPYLPAASRRLAGLLYSPDSAHLWMSRLSGLYHVRYLTLETRTYQKLSGNWDVVLGQDRLLGPGVVLLNNPNTLPRAYLATPVCVPDAPSARALILSRSFHPRQQAVLECPPGTPRDEAPASPGEPGLVRIVHYAPESVELEVDARVPAALVLNDAFYDGWSATLDGQPTPILPANLAVRGVRVPAGSHRVSFTYRTPHLVLGAVISLATLGLLGLAVLLERRRQRAQAFFEPSR; this is encoded by the coding sequence ATGCCCCTCTCCCAGCAGGCCAGGACCCGCTTCGCGGTGGTGGCGACCGCCTTCGCCCTCCCCCTCCTCTACTTCCACCGGGCGGCCTTCTCCGGGAAGATCTTCGCCTCGCGCGACATCCTCCGGGTGTACTACCCGCTCAAGCAGTACTGGGCCGAACGTGTCTCGCAGTTCCAGTTTCCGGACTGGTACCCGTACAACGCGTTGGGGCAGCCCTATCCGGGCATGCTCATCTCCGGCGCGTTCCACCCGGCCAACCTGCTCTACCTGCTGCTGCCGCTGGGCCCGGCGCTCAAGCTCATCACCCTGCTGTCCTACATGGCGGCGCTGGGAGGCACGTACCGCTTCGCCCGGCTCTGGGGCCAGGGCCGGGGTGCGGCGCTGTTCGCGGGGTTCACCTACGCGCTGAGCGGCTACATGGTGGGCATCAGCAACAACCTGCTCTACCTCATGGCGGCCAGCACGTTCCCCTGGGCCCTCTGGGGCGCCGAGCGCTTCCTGCGTGCGCCCTCCGCGGGCCGTGCCGCCACCGCCGCCCTGCCCCTGAGCCTGGTCCTCCTCAGTGGGGATGCCCAGAGCTTCGCCCTGTGCAATGGCATGCTGCTGGTGCTCGTGCTGCTGCGTCCGGATCGCCCGGGCGTGCTGCGGGCCGCGCCCCGGGCCGGACTCCTCATCGTGCTCGGCGCGCTGCTGTGCGCGGTGCAGCTCCTCCCCGTCCTCACCACCCTGCGGAACGCCTGGCCCAGCGCGCCCACGCTCCAGGTGGCCACCTCCTTCTCGTTCCATCCCCTGCGGCTGCTCGAGCTCGCCCTCGGGGCGCTCTTCCTCGACCCGGAGTCCGGCACGGCGGCCTCCAGCGCGATGGCGGATGAGCTGTTCCAGACGGGAATGGGAGGCTTCTGGGTGCACTCGGTGTACCTGGGGCTCCCGGCCGTCCTGCTGCTGGGCGGCGGCCTCTGGACCTGGCGGCGCCACCCGCTGACCTGGAAGGTGTCCGCCGTCACGCTGGCGCTCCTCTCCCTGACGCTGGCGCACCAACTCCCGCTCTACCGCTGGTTCTACCAGTGGCTCCCCCTCTGGAGCGCCTTCCGCTACCCGGAGAAGATGCTGCCCTACGTCCTGTTCCCCCTCGCCCTGGGCGCTGGTACCGGGCTGGAGGCCGTCCTCCGGGACTCCGCCCTGTCACGGCGGCTCGGCCGGGCCGGTCTCGTGCTCGCCGGTGGGGTCGGGCTGCTCGCGCTGGGCGAGTGGCGGCTGCGGCTGTACTCCAGCGGCGTCATCCACTCCCTCTGGGAGAAGGCCGATCCCCCCACCCTGGAGGTGCTCCGTGGCAATTTCCTCCTGGCCGCTGGAGTGGGGACCCTCGCGCTCGCGCTCATGGGCGTGGTGCTGACGCGCGCCCTGCCCCCGGCAAGGTGCGTGGCGCTCATCCTCGGGCTCCAGTTCGCCGTCCTCTACCAGGCCAACTCGGGCACCTACCACGTGACCTACACGGACGTGCTGGAACGGCCCACGGGCTTCATGAAGCTCCTCTTGACGCGGGAGGCGGATGCGGGCGCGGTGCGGCCACGGGTCTTCGCGGGCGCGGAGGATCTCTCACCCCGCGAGGTCCCCGAGGAGCTCCATCCCGTGGACTTCATGTCCATCAACTTCGTCGCGGGGCTCGCGCCGGACACCCCCGCGCTCTGGCACCTGGAGAGCGCCGGGCCCTACCTGCCCGCCGCCTCCCGGCGCCTGGCCGGGCTGCTCTACTCGCCCGACTCCGCCCACCTCTGGATGAGCCGCCTCTCGGGCCTCTACCACGTGCGCTACCTCACCCTGGAGACACGGACCTACCAGAAGCTCTCCGGCAACTGGGACGTCGTCCTCGGACAGGATCGCCTCCTGGGGCCGGGAGTGGTGCTGCTCAACAATCCGAACACGCTGCCTCGCGCCTATCTGGCCACGCCCGTCTGCGTGCCGGACGCGCCCTCCGCCCGTGCCCTCATCCTCTCCCGCTCCTTCCATCCCCGTCAGCAGGCGGTGCTGGAGTGCCCGCCCGGAACCCCGCGCGACGAGGCACCTGCCTCCCCCGGAGAGCCCGGTCTCGTGCGCATCGTCCACTACGCGCCGGAGTCCGTGGAGCTCGAGGTGGACGCACGCGTGCCGGCGGCCCTGGTGCTCAACGACGCCTTCTACGACGGGTGGAGCGCGACGCTGGACGGACAGCCCACGCCCATCCTGCCGGCCAACCTCGCGGTGCGCGGGGTGCGAGTGCCCGCGGGCTCCCACCGCGTCTCCTTCACCTACCGCACGCCACACCTGGTGCTCGGGGCCGTCATCTCCCTCGCGACCCTGGGACTGCTCGGGCTCGCGGTGCTCCTGGAGCGCCGGAGACAGCGGGCTCAGGCCTTCTTCGAGCCCTCGAGGTAG
- a CDS encoding FAD-dependent oxidoreductase yields the protein MSTSNSISSKPIGKHAIVYGGSMSGLTAAGMLARHFERVTLVERDVFEDGPKHRKGVPQAQHYHGMLMRGINILGDIFPGIREDLRAAGAQTLDMCRDTAWYKGDVWCPRFPSAIDHVSLSRPLLEWLVRKRVMALPNVHILSGREATGFLMSADHSRLTGVRIQAPGGGQEETLEGELVVDTTGRGSRTPQWLEALGFPRVEETRIQVDVGYATRSFQLPADLKPDWKLLSVTPDMPRTRRFGVMAAIESGRFMVCLGGWLGEHPPADEAGFLEFARNLPQPHIHEALRLAEPLSPISFHRFPHHQRRYYERMSRFPEGLVVVGDAVCSFNPIYGQGITVGALQVETLGACLGQGLESVSLRYRRGLEKTLSVPWTLATSGDLLFPEVQAVRPPGFAVTSWLGTQVQRLASHDHEALLTFQRVMHMVEPPTALFSPRMMLKMLLSRPEASAPNRAPELLAPARSQAA from the coding sequence ATGAGCACTTCCAATTCCATCTCCTCCAAACCCATCGGCAAGCACGCCATCGTCTACGGCGGGAGCATGTCCGGTTTGACCGCCGCGGGCATGCTGGCCCGTCATTTCGAGCGCGTCACACTGGTGGAGCGGGATGTCTTCGAGGATGGACCGAAGCACCGCAAGGGCGTCCCTCAGGCTCAGCACTACCACGGCATGCTGATGCGCGGGATCAACATCCTCGGAGACATCTTCCCCGGTATCCGGGAGGACCTGCGCGCCGCCGGGGCCCAGACGCTGGACATGTGCAGGGATACCGCCTGGTACAAGGGCGATGTCTGGTGTCCGCGCTTCCCCTCCGCCATCGACCACGTCTCGCTGAGCCGGCCGTTGCTGGAGTGGCTTGTCCGCAAGCGCGTGATGGCCCTGCCCAACGTGCACATCCTGTCGGGCCGCGAGGCGACGGGCTTCCTGATGAGCGCGGACCACTCCCGGCTCACCGGGGTGCGGATCCAGGCCCCTGGCGGCGGACAGGAGGAGACGCTCGAGGGGGAACTGGTGGTGGACACCACCGGCCGTGGCTCGCGTACACCCCAATGGCTGGAGGCCCTGGGCTTCCCCCGCGTGGAGGAGACGCGCATCCAGGTCGATGTGGGCTACGCCACGCGCAGCTTCCAGCTGCCCGCGGACCTCAAGCCGGACTGGAAGTTGCTCAGCGTGACGCCCGACATGCCGAGGACGCGGCGGTTCGGCGTGATGGCGGCCATCGAGAGCGGCCGCTTCATGGTCTGCCTGGGCGGTTGGCTGGGTGAGCACCCGCCCGCGGATGAGGCCGGTTTCCTCGAGTTCGCTCGCAACCTGCCCCAGCCCCACATCCACGAGGCGCTCCGCCTCGCCGAGCCGCTCTCGCCCATCAGCTTCCACCGCTTCCCGCACCACCAGCGTCGTTACTACGAGCGCATGTCCCGCTTCCCCGAGGGGCTGGTCGTGGTGGGGGATGCCGTCTGCTCGTTCAACCCCATCTACGGCCAGGGCATCACCGTCGGCGCGCTGCAGGTCGAGACGCTGGGGGCGTGCCTGGGCCAGGGGCTGGAGAGCGTGTCCTTGCGCTACCGCCGCGGGCTGGAGAAGACCCTCTCGGTGCCCTGGACCCTCGCGACGTCGGGGGATCTGCTCTTCCCCGAGGTGCAGGCCGTGCGTCCGCCCGGCTTCGCCGTGACGAGCTGGCTTGGCACGCAGGTCCAGCGGCTGGCCAGCCACGACCACGAGGCGCTGCTCACGTTCCAGCGGGTGATGCACATGGTCGAGCCGCCCACGGCCCTGTTCTCCCCGCGCATGATGCTGAAGATGCTCCTGTCCCGGCCCGAGGCCTCCGCTCCCAACCGCGCGCCGGAGCTCCTCGCTCCCGCTCGCTCCCAGGCGGCCTGA
- a CDS encoding methyl-accepting chemotaxis protein: MSSVDVEQVDRKKLIMRMLMSLNSTFPVVVPAYVYFQALISGLNGQEGIWTVMYVLPFISLLSTVGTYVIIRRAVDSAFTVYPGEPANARLSRMLRVPRQIEVGIPAVTMLCIFVLTLVPAIKFGKSLWTIPWCVTVMTLLTTMLGFHNRTVVDRIMRPFSVAEFHKNPEVIPQGSGIFWVRQRWYLPYAFAVFVLCTIATVTTILVRQGYDNYLALRQQVASSELSAAQFLPLLDATGVKIVRDVSLPIGVLVSYLLVVAAVSAWQLSRYQTEGALSVQRTVEALASCDPKLPEWVSTDEIGDLASATAKAFGRLKAFSTSLGESAHALRRSAEQLGLSTGKQTEALTHQATALQETQVTAQEIKQTSSLTAQKAENILQQTEKADEIGRAGAAAIQQSLSGLQEIGEQVKEMARQIRNLDQRTRQIASITTTVKDLADQSNMLALNAAIEAVRSGEHGKGFGVVAREIRTLADQSIRATNSVRSILQDISTAIRTTVSMTEKGSEKVESSLVQVREFGNNISELSGIVRENAASVRQITAAVTQQNTGITQIFQAVNDLSRLMDQTMVQLRTSDEALELVRNVTDKVAAMSGEKAAPAIAASVLSKPS, translated from the coding sequence ATGTCCTCTGTTGATGTGGAACAGGTCGACCGCAAGAAGTTGATCATGCGGATGTTGATGTCGCTGAACTCCACGTTCCCCGTGGTGGTTCCGGCCTACGTCTACTTCCAGGCGCTCATCTCCGGCCTCAACGGTCAGGAGGGCATCTGGACGGTGATGTACGTGCTGCCCTTCATCAGCCTCCTGTCGACGGTGGGCACGTACGTCATCATCCGCCGGGCGGTGGACAGCGCCTTCACCGTCTACCCGGGTGAGCCCGCCAATGCGCGGCTGTCACGCATGCTGAGGGTCCCTCGGCAGATCGAGGTGGGTATCCCCGCCGTGACGATGCTCTGCATCTTCGTGCTGACGCTCGTGCCGGCCATCAAGTTCGGCAAGAGCCTGTGGACGATCCCCTGGTGCGTCACCGTGATGACGCTGCTGACGACCATGCTGGGTTTCCACAACCGCACGGTGGTGGATCGCATCATGCGCCCCTTCTCCGTCGCGGAGTTCCACAAGAACCCCGAGGTCATTCCCCAGGGCTCCGGCATCTTCTGGGTCCGTCAGCGCTGGTACCTGCCGTATGCCTTCGCCGTCTTCGTGCTCTGCACCATCGCCACGGTGACGACCATCCTCGTGCGCCAGGGCTATGACAACTACCTGGCGCTGCGGCAGCAGGTGGCCAGCTCCGAGCTGAGCGCCGCGCAGTTCCTCCCGCTGCTGGATGCCACGGGGGTGAAGATCGTCCGGGACGTGTCCCTGCCCATCGGCGTGCTGGTCTCCTACCTGTTGGTGGTCGCGGCCGTCTCGGCCTGGCAGCTCTCGCGCTATCAGACCGAGGGGGCCCTGAGCGTTCAGCGGACCGTGGAGGCCCTCGCCTCCTGTGATCCCAAGCTGCCCGAGTGGGTGTCCACCGACGAGATCGGCGATCTGGCCTCGGCCACCGCCAAGGCGTTCGGTCGCCTCAAGGCCTTCTCCACGTCGCTGGGTGAGTCGGCCCATGCCCTCCGCCGTTCCGCCGAGCAGCTCGGGTTGTCCACCGGCAAGCAGACCGAGGCGCTCACCCATCAGGCCACCGCCCTGCAGGAGACGCAGGTCACCGCCCAGGAGATCAAGCAGACCTCCTCGCTCACCGCGCAGAAGGCCGAGAACATCCTGCAGCAGACCGAGAAGGCCGATGAGATCGGCCGTGCCGGCGCGGCCGCCATCCAGCAGAGCCTCAGCGGTCTGCAGGAGATTGGCGAGCAGGTGAAGGAGATGGCCAGGCAGATCCGCAACCTGGATCAGCGCACCCGGCAGATCGCCAGCATCACCACCACGGTGAAGGACCTGGCCGACCAGTCCAACATGCTCGCGCTCAACGCCGCCATCGAGGCCGTGCGCTCCGGTGAGCACGGCAAGGGCTTCGGCGTGGTGGCCCGCGAAATCCGCACGTTGGCGGATCAGTCCATCCGTGCCACCAACAGCGTCCGCTCCATCCTCCAGGACATCAGCACGGCCATCCGCACCACCGTGAGCATGACGGAGAAGGGCTCGGAGAAGGTGGAGAGCAGCCTCGTCCAGGTGCGCGAGTTCGGGAACAACATCAGCGAGCTGTCGGGCATCGTCCGTGAGAACGCGGCTTCCGTGCGGCAGATCACCGCGGCGGTGACCCAGCAGAACACGGGCATCACCCAGATCTTCCAGGCGGTGAATGATCTGTCGCGGCTCATGGATCAGACCATG